One region of Bacillus zhangzhouensis genomic DNA includes:
- the folB gene encoding dihydroneopterin aldolase: MDKVYVNGMEFYGYHGVFAEENKLGQRFRVNLTASLDLSKAGQTDDLNETINYAELYQICKSIVEGEPVNLVETLTERIANQVLKDFPKVQECTVKVVKPDPPIPGHYQSVAIEMTRSRT; this comes from the coding sequence ATCGATAAAGTATATGTAAACGGTATGGAATTTTACGGGTACCACGGCGTATTTGCAGAAGAAAATAAATTAGGGCAACGATTCCGTGTGAACTTAACAGCATCACTTGATTTAAGTAAAGCCGGACAAACTGATGACCTCAATGAGACCATCAACTATGCAGAGCTCTATCAAATCTGCAAAAGCATTGTAGAAGGTGAGCCGGTCAATCTCGTTGAAACACTGACAGAAAGAATTGCAAACCAAGTGTTAAAGGACTTTCCCAAAGTTCAGGAATGTACAGTGAAGGTGGTCAAACCAGATCCGCCCATTCCAGGACACTATCAGTCTGTTGCCATTGAAATGACGAGATCGCGCACATGA
- the pabA gene encoding aminodeoxychorismate/anthranilate synthase component II: protein MILMIDNYDSFTYNLVQYLGELGEALIVKRNDQVTIQEIEELEPDFLMISPGPCSPDEAGISMEAIKHFAGSIPIFGVCLGHQSIAQVFGGDVVRAERLMHGKTSEIKHDGKGVFTGLPNPLVATRYHSLIVKNETLPECFDATASTKEGELMAIRHKELPIESVQFHPESIMTSFGKEMLKNFIETYRKKGHEVNA from the coding sequence ATGATTTTAATGATTGATAACTATGATTCATTTACGTACAACCTGGTCCAGTATTTAGGTGAGCTTGGAGAAGCATTGATCGTGAAACGGAATGATCAAGTAACCATTCAAGAAATTGAAGAGCTCGAGCCGGATTTTCTCATGATCTCACCAGGGCCATGCAGTCCCGATGAAGCGGGAATTAGTATGGAGGCGATCAAGCACTTTGCAGGAAGCATTCCCATCTTTGGTGTGTGTCTAGGTCACCAATCCATCGCACAAGTCTTTGGTGGGGATGTCGTTCGGGCAGAGCGCTTAATGCACGGTAAAACGTCAGAGATAAAACATGACGGAAAAGGTGTCTTCACAGGACTTCCAAATCCGCTCGTCGCAACGAGATATCATTCATTAATTGTCAAAAATGAGACGCTGCCAGAGTGCTTTGACGCAACAGCCAGCACAAAGGAAGGCGAACTCATGGCGATTCGCCATAAAGAATTGCCGATTGAAAGTGTGCAGTTCCATCCTGAATCGATTATGACGTCCTTTGGAAAAGAAATGCTGAAAAATTTCATTGAAACCTATCGTAAAAAGGGGCATGAAGTAAACGCATGA
- the pabC gene encoding aminodeoxychorismate lyase: MIIYLNGQYIEEKDATLSPFDHGFLYGIGVFETFTCLAGQVFLLDWHLERLNQSLRDLCIESTIEKPFVLDIIHTLLNKNQIAGGHARIRLNVSAGRGNGFSADPYEEPVVFVMISPFRPESILGEKKGVILQTRRNTPEGPRRLKSHHYMNNLLAKREVGNDPSLEGIFLTKEDDVAEGITSNVFWRKDDVVYTPSLDTGVLNGVTRRYCMETLHGMGVSLKEGRFPVSHLLSADEAWMTNSVQGVVPFRDIGEIHLPKNSRTISTKLRMQYKKERQDHKE; encoded by the coding sequence ATGATCATTTATCTGAACGGTCAGTATATAGAGGAGAAAGACGCGACTCTTTCTCCTTTTGATCATGGTTTTCTATATGGCATCGGTGTATTCGAAACATTTACTTGCCTGGCAGGACAAGTCTTCCTGTTAGATTGGCATCTTGAAAGGCTCAATCAATCATTACGTGACCTTTGCATCGAATCCACAATAGAGAAACCATTTGTACTCGACATCATTCATACCTTACTGAATAAAAACCAAATAGCCGGCGGCCATGCGAGAATTCGCTTGAATGTTTCTGCGGGCAGAGGAAATGGATTTTCTGCCGATCCTTATGAAGAGCCTGTCGTTTTTGTCATGATCTCTCCATTCCGTCCAGAATCTATTTTGGGTGAGAAAAAGGGAGTCATTCTTCAAACGAGAAGAAATACACCGGAAGGCCCAAGACGACTAAAATCTCATCATTATATGAACAATTTGCTCGCTAAAAGAGAAGTGGGGAATGACCCATCGTTAGAAGGCATCTTTTTAACAAAAGAAGATGATGTGGCTGAAGGTATTACCTCGAATGTATTTTGGCGAAAAGATGATGTGGTCTATACACCGTCACTTGATACAGGCGTTTTAAATGGGGTCACTCGTCGATACTGTATGGAAACGCTCCACGGTATGGGGGTCTCGCTAAAGGAAGGACGATTTCCAGTCTCACATTTGCTCTCAGCTGATGAGGCATGGATGACCAATTCTGTTCAGGGAGTTGTCCCTTTCAGGGATATAGGAGAAATCCACTTGCCCAAAAACAGCCGGACCATCTCAACAAAGTTAAGAATGCAATACAAAAAAGAACGTCAAGACCATAAAGAGTAG
- the folK gene encoding 2-amino-4-hydroxy-6-hydroxymethyldihydropteridine diphosphokinase codes for MNNTAYIALGSNIGKKETYLKEAVKKLHEHPEVQVELISSIYETTPVGYENQDDFLNMAVKITTSLRPEELLSLTQKIEQELGRTREVRWGPRTADLDILLYNRENIETEQLVVPHPRMYERLFVLVPMSEICPEIGEVQINAVTDQEGVSIWKKTCGVEEFVHTES; via the coding sequence ATGAACAATACGGCATACATCGCATTAGGCTCAAACATAGGTAAAAAAGAAACCTATTTAAAAGAAGCCGTCAAAAAACTGCATGAACATCCCGAGGTTCAAGTGGAATTAATCTCATCGATATATGAAACAACACCTGTAGGTTATGAAAACCAAGATGACTTTTTAAACATGGCTGTGAAAATTACCACTTCACTTCGTCCAGAAGAACTACTGTCTCTTACTCAGAAAATCGAGCAAGAGTTAGGCAGAACCAGAGAAGTGAGATGGGGTCCGCGAACGGCTGACCTTGACATTTTACTTTATAATCGTGAAAATATTGAAACAGAACAACTTGTAGTGCCGCATCCTAGAATGTACGAACGTTTATTCGTTCTTGTCCCGATGAGTGAGATTTGCCCAGAAATCGGCGAAGTACAAATAAATGCCGTAACAGACCAAGAAGGTGTAAGCATATGGAAAAAGACATGTGGGGTAGAAGAATTCGTGCATACCGAAAGCTAA
- the lysS gene encoding lysine--tRNA ligase, producing the protein MSNEGLNNEELNDQFQVRRDKMNKMREEGIDPFGERFDRSHQSAQIIAEYGEFSKEDLEGKAAQVTIAGRMMTKRGKGKAGFAHIQDLEGQIQIYVRKDSVGEEAYELFKSSDLGDIIGVTGTVFKTNVGELSIKATSFEVLTKALRPLPDKYHGLKDVEQRYRQRYLDLIVNPESKQTFIMRSKIIQSMRRYLDSKGYLEVETPTMHSIPGGASARPFITHHNALDMPLYMRIAIELHLKRLIVGGLEKVYEIGRVFRNEGVSTRHNPEFTMIELYEAYADYKDIMNLTENLIAHIAQEVLGTTTIQYGEDEIDLKPEWKRLHMVEAVKEATGVDFWQEMSVEEAKQHAADHGVEITKNMTVGHIINEFFEQKVEETLVQPTFIYGHPVEISPLAKKNPEDPRFTDRFELFIVRREHANAFTELNDPIDQRERFEAQLKEREEGNDEAHLMDDDFVEALEYGMPPTGGLGIGIDRLIMLLTNSPSIRDVLLFPQMRNR; encoded by the coding sequence ATGAGTAATGAAGGGCTTAATAACGAAGAATTAAATGACCAATTCCAGGTCAGACGTGACAAAATGAATAAAATGAGAGAAGAGGGTATCGATCCATTCGGTGAACGATTTGACCGTTCTCATCAATCTGCGCAAATTATCGCTGAATATGGCGAGTTTTCTAAAGAAGACTTAGAAGGAAAAGCGGCTCAAGTAACAATCGCTGGACGTATGATGACAAAGCGCGGAAAAGGAAAAGCCGGCTTTGCGCATATTCAAGACCTAGAAGGACAAATTCAAATCTATGTTCGTAAAGATAGTGTAGGGGAAGAAGCTTACGAATTATTCAAAAGCTCAGATCTAGGCGATATCATCGGTGTAACAGGAACTGTTTTTAAAACAAACGTAGGAGAACTTTCTATTAAAGCGACCAGCTTTGAGGTTCTTACGAAAGCACTTCGCCCGCTTCCTGATAAATATCATGGATTAAAAGATGTTGAACAACGCTATCGTCAGCGCTACCTCGACCTCATTGTAAATCCAGAAAGTAAGCAGACGTTCATTATGCGAAGTAAAATCATTCAATCCATGAGAAGATACTTAGATTCTAAAGGATACTTAGAAGTTGAAACACCAACAATGCACAGCATCCCTGGTGGTGCTTCAGCGCGTCCTTTCATTACTCATCACAATGCCCTTGATATGCCGCTTTATATGCGTATTGCGATCGAGCTGCACTTAAAACGTCTAATTGTCGGTGGTCTAGAGAAAGTATACGAGATTGGCCGCGTATTCCGTAATGAAGGTGTATCGACTCGTCATAACCCAGAATTCACTATGATCGAGCTGTATGAAGCATACGCAGACTACAAAGACATCATGAATCTGACTGAAAACTTGATTGCTCATATTGCCCAAGAGGTGCTAGGAACAACAACCATTCAATATGGAGAAGATGAAATTGATCTCAAACCTGAATGGAAGAGACTTCATATGGTTGAAGCGGTCAAAGAAGCAACAGGTGTAGACTTCTGGCAGGAGATGTCTGTAGAAGAAGCAAAACAGCATGCTGCTGATCATGGTGTTGAAATCACGAAAAATATGACAGTAGGTCATATTATCAATGAGTTCTTCGAGCAAAAAGTAGAAGAAACATTGGTTCAGCCTACATTCATTTATGGGCATCCAGTGGAGATTTCTCCATTAGCTAAGAAAAATCCTGAAGACCCTCGCTTCACTGATCGCTTTGAGCTGTTTATCGTGCGCCGTGAGCATGCAAATGCATTTACAGAGCTAAACGATCCAATCGATCAAAGAGAACGCTTTGAAGCTCAATTGAAAGAACGTGAAGAAGGAAATGACGAAGCGCATCTAATGGATGATGATTTTGTTGAAGCATTAGAATACGGCATGCCTCCAACAGGTGGTTTAGGAATCGGGATCGACCGATTAATCATGCTTTTAACAAATTCTCCATCAATCAGAGATGTACTGCTTTTCCCACAAATGAGAAACCGCTAA
- a CDS encoding anthranilate synthase component I family protein codes for MTQRRPMGIKIPFTKDAFLKRYEQLTARETHHVLLESARGGSYSIAGIHPIAIAKGKDGMTTIHYQDEVLFKEGDPFRAFTDWFQPLHTETNDEYPDFQGGAIGFLSYDYARYIEHFKMLAIDDLKTPDLYFLVFNDVAVFDHEENVLWLITHIEEAEPVSEANQRLEEWKRKWTSSSEESGQSPVSVSSTEFVPAAPFTEETFGEAVEKIKQYIANGDVFQVNLSIRQDEQLHTHPYDLYKTLRQVNPSPYMSYLHTPDFQIVCGSPELLIKKKGNQLETRPIAGTRSRGEDDALDQVLAKELIENEKERAEHVMLVDLERNDLGRVSTYGSVKVNEFMAIEKYSHVMHLVSNVQGELRDECDAVDVMRAVFPGGTITGAPKVRTMQIIEELEPTRRGLYTGSIGWFGFNQDMHFNIVIRTAYCTEGKAFMQSGAGIVIDSVPKHEYKESIKKAYAVKKAIQMSKEETILS; via the coding sequence ATGACACAACGCAGGCCGATGGGCATCAAAATTCCTTTTACGAAAGATGCATTCTTGAAAAGATACGAACAATTAACTGCTCGTGAAACACATCATGTGCTTCTTGAAAGTGCACGCGGCGGTTCATATAGCATCGCTGGTATTCATCCGATCGCTATAGCGAAGGGGAAAGATGGGATGACGACCATCCATTATCAAGATGAGGTGCTGTTCAAAGAAGGTGATCCATTCAGAGCGTTTACGGATTGGTTTCAACCCCTTCATACCGAAACGAACGACGAATATCCCGACTTTCAAGGCGGAGCAATTGGGTTTTTAAGCTACGATTATGCTAGATACATCGAGCATTTTAAGATGCTGGCAATTGATGATCTTAAAACACCGGATCTTTATTTCCTCGTATTTAACGATGTTGCAGTCTTTGATCATGAAGAAAACGTGCTGTGGCTGATTACTCACATAGAGGAAGCGGAGCCAGTGAGTGAAGCGAATCAAAGGCTTGAAGAATGGAAGCGAAAGTGGACAAGCTCATCAGAGGAATCAGGACAATCACCTGTCAGTGTATCTTCTACAGAATTTGTACCAGCAGCACCTTTCACTGAAGAAACCTTTGGGGAAGCAGTAGAGAAAATTAAGCAATATATCGCAAACGGTGATGTGTTCCAAGTGAACTTATCCATCAGACAAGATGAACAGCTTCACACTCATCCGTATGATCTATACAAAACATTACGTCAAGTAAATCCATCTCCTTATATGTCTTACCTGCATACGCCCGATTTCCAGATTGTTTGTGGATCTCCAGAGCTGCTTATTAAGAAAAAAGGAAATCAGCTAGAAACAAGACCAATTGCCGGAACAAGATCACGAGGCGAGGACGACGCTCTGGATCAAGTGCTGGCAAAAGAACTCATTGAAAATGAAAAAGAACGCGCAGAGCATGTGATGCTTGTTGACCTTGAGCGGAATGACCTTGGACGCGTATCTACTTACGGATCCGTAAAAGTGAACGAATTTATGGCGATTGAGAAATATTCACACGTAATGCATCTTGTATCCAATGTACAGGGGGAGCTGCGTGATGAATGTGACGCGGTAGATGTCATGAGAGCTGTATTCCCAGGTGGAACGATTACAGGTGCTCCAAAAGTGAGAACAATGCAAATTATAGAAGAACTTGAGCCAACAAGACGTGGGCTTTATACTGGTTCTATAGGCTGGTTTGGATTCAATCAAGATATGCATTTTAATATCGTCATTCGTACTGCATATTGTACAGAAGGAAAAGCCTTTATGCAGTCAGGTGCAGGGATCGTCATTGATTCTGTCCCAAAACACGAATACAAAGAATCGATTAAAAAAGCCTATGCGGTGAAAAAAGCAATACAGATGAGCAAAGAAGAGACTATTTTGAGTTAG
- the dusB gene encoding tRNA dihydrouridine synthase DusB has translation MFKIGDIEIKNKVVLAPMAGVCNSAFRLTVKEFGAGLVCAEMVSDKAILINNARTMGMLYIDEREKPLSLQIFGGEKDTLVEAAKFVDQNTTADIIDINMGCPVPKITKCDAGAKWLLDPNKIYEMVSAVVEAVDKPVTVKMRMGWDEDHIFAIDNARAVERAGGQAVALHGRTRVQMYEGTANWDIMKEVKQSVSIPVIGNGDVKTPQDAKRMLDETGVDAVMIGRAALGNPWMIYRTVHYLETGELKEEPNVHEKMSVCKLHLDRLIDLKGEHVAVREMRKHVAWYLKGVRGNAGVRNQINQSETRAELVQVLDDFTVEAEAKELQNIKVG, from the coding sequence ATGTTTAAAATCGGAGATATCGAGATTAAAAACAAAGTAGTGCTCGCACCAATGGCTGGTGTGTGCAACTCTGCCTTCAGACTGACGGTGAAAGAGTTTGGAGCGGGTTTAGTATGCGCTGAAATGGTCAGTGACAAAGCGATCTTGATCAACAATGCGAGAACAATGGGTATGCTATACATTGATGAACGGGAAAAGCCTTTGAGCCTTCAGATATTTGGAGGGGAAAAAGACACACTCGTCGAAGCGGCAAAATTTGTCGACCAGAATACCACAGCGGATATTATTGATATCAACATGGGCTGTCCTGTACCGAAGATTACGAAATGTGATGCAGGAGCGAAATGGCTGCTTGATCCAAACAAGATTTATGAAATGGTCTCTGCTGTCGTAGAAGCTGTAGACAAACCAGTTACAGTGAAAATGAGAATGGGCTGGGACGAAGACCATATCTTCGCTATCGACAATGCCCGCGCTGTTGAACGAGCAGGTGGACAAGCGGTTGCGCTTCACGGACGGACACGCGTGCAAATGTACGAAGGAACAGCGAATTGGGATATCATGAAAGAGGTTAAACAATCTGTATCAATTCCTGTCATCGGCAATGGCGATGTCAAAACCCCTCAAGATGCAAAACGTATGCTTGATGAAACAGGTGTGGACGCTGTCATGATCGGAAGGGCGGCACTAGGAAACCCGTGGATGATTTATCGAACGGTTCATTATTTAGAAACGGGTGAACTGAAAGAAGAGCCAAATGTGCATGAGAAAATGTCAGTGTGCAAACTTCACTTAGACAGACTCATTGACCTGAAAGGCGAACATGTGGCTGTTAGAGAAATGAGAAAGCATGTAGCATGGTACTTAAAAGGGGTCCGCGGCAACGCTGGCGTAAGAAACCAAATTAATCAAAGTGAAACGAGAGCGGAGCTTGTGCAAGTTCTTGATGACTTTACGGTCGAAGCCGAGGCAAAAGAGCTTCAAAATATAAAAGTAGGATAA
- the cysK gene encoding cysteine synthase A, which yields MARIANSIFELIGNTPVVKLNRLVDEDSADVYLKLEYMNPGSSVKDRIALAMIEDAEAKGTLKAGDTLIEPTSGNTGIGLAMVAAAKGINAILVMPDTMSQERRNLLRAYGAELVLTPGAEGMKGAIKKAEELAEEHGYFMPQQFSNEANAEIHRRTTGKEILEQFDGELDAFIAGVGTGGTITGAGEVLKEAIPSIQLYAVEPTDSPVLSGGKPGPHKIQGIGAGFVPSILNTEIYDGIIQVKNEDAFELARKAAKEEGILGGISSGAAIYAALQTAKKLGKGKKVLAIIPSNGERYLSTPLYQFD from the coding sequence ATGGCTCGTATTGCAAATTCAATTTTTGAACTAATAGGAAATACACCAGTCGTTAAATTAAACCGTTTAGTAGATGAAGACAGTGCGGATGTCTACTTGAAACTTGAATATATGAACCCGGGCAGCAGTGTCAAAGATCGTATTGCTTTAGCGATGATCGAAGATGCTGAAGCAAAAGGTACATTAAAAGCCGGCGATACACTTATTGAACCAACAAGCGGAAACACAGGAATCGGTCTTGCGATGGTAGCGGCTGCTAAAGGAATTAACGCGATTTTGGTTATGCCAGACACAATGAGTCAGGAGCGCCGCAACCTTTTACGTGCTTATGGTGCCGAACTTGTCTTAACTCCAGGAGCAGAAGGAATGAAAGGTGCCATCAAAAAAGCGGAAGAATTGGCAGAGGAGCATGGTTACTTCATGCCTCAGCAATTTAGCAACGAAGCCAATGCGGAGATTCACCGTCGTACAACTGGGAAAGAAATTCTTGAACAGTTCGACGGCGAGCTTGATGCATTTATTGCAGGTGTTGGTACGGGCGGTACGATTACAGGTGCTGGTGAAGTCCTAAAAGAAGCCATCCCATCGATTCAACTTTATGCGGTAGAGCCGACAGATTCCCCTGTATTGTCAGGTGGAAAGCCGGGTCCGCATAAAATTCAAGGAATTGGAGCAGGTTTTGTTCCTTCAATCTTGAACACAGAAATATATGACGGCATCATCCAAGTGAAAAACGAAGATGCATTTGAGCTTGCAAGAAAAGCAGCGAAAGAAGAAGGAATTCTTGGCGGTATTTCGTCCGGAGCAGCTATTTACGCAGCACTTCAAACAGCAAAGAAGCTTGGTAAAGGGAAAAAGGTTCTCGCAATCATCCCAAGTAATGGTGAGCGTTACCTCAGTACACCTCTTTATCAATTCGATTAA
- the hslO gene encoding Hsp33 family molecular chaperone HslO, whose protein sequence is MDYLVKALAYDGKVRAYAANTTDTINEAQRRHHTWPTASAAIGRTMTATVMMGAMLKGENKLTVKIEGGGPIGAIIADANAKGQVRGYVSNPQVHFDLNEHGKLDVRRAVGTSGTLSVVKDIGLKDHFTGQTEIVSGEIGDDFTYYLVSSEQVPSSVGVGVLVNPDNSILAAGGFIIQLLPGTEDAVIERLEKRLSTIEPISKLIEKGMTPEQILEEVLGEKPQILETVPVEFSCNCSKERFANGILSLGKAEIDDMIEQDEQAEAQCHFCNETYVFTKEELEELREELTR, encoded by the coding sequence ATGGATTACTTAGTTAAAGCGTTAGCATATGACGGAAAAGTCCGCGCATATGCTGCAAACACAACAGATACAATCAACGAAGCGCAAAGAAGACATCATACGTGGCCGACTGCATCAGCAGCCATTGGCAGAACGATGACAGCAACAGTCATGATGGGTGCTATGCTGAAAGGTGAGAATAAGTTAACTGTCAAAATAGAAGGCGGTGGACCAATCGGCGCCATTATTGCTGACGCAAATGCAAAAGGTCAGGTGCGAGGATATGTCTCAAACCCACAAGTTCACTTTGACTTAAATGAACATGGCAAGCTGGATGTTAGACGTGCAGTTGGAACATCTGGAACATTAAGTGTTGTCAAAGATATCGGGCTGAAGGACCACTTTACAGGTCAAACAGAAATCGTCTCAGGTGAAATTGGAGATGACTTCACTTATTATCTTGTTTCTTCTGAGCAAGTGCCTTCCTCTGTAGGTGTAGGCGTTCTTGTCAATCCAGATAATTCGATCCTTGCAGCAGGAGGGTTCATCATTCAATTGCTGCCCGGTACAGAAGATGCTGTCATTGAAAGACTAGAAAAGCGGCTGTCAACCATTGAACCAATCTCTAAACTCATTGAAAAAGGGATGACACCAGAACAAATATTAGAAGAAGTCCTCGGTGAAAAGCCTCAAATTTTAGAAACTGTACCTGTCGAATTTTCATGTAACTGCTCAAAAGAACGGTTTGCTAATGGCATACTCAGCCTAGGAAAAGCTGAAATTGACGATATGATTGAACAAGACGAACAAGCAGAAGCTCAATGCCATTTTTGTAACGAAACGTATGTATTTACAAAAGAAGAGCTAGAAGAGCTGCGTGAAGAATTAACCCGCTAA
- a CDS encoding helix-turn-helix transcriptional regulator has translation MEKDMWGRRIRAYRKLKGYTQEGFAKRLGISVSVLGEIERGNRLPTNQLVGQIADALNITVEELSPILEEERRGKNV, from the coding sequence ATGGAAAAAGACATGTGGGGTAGAAGAATTCGTGCATACCGAAAGCTAAAAGGGTATACTCAGGAAGGGTTTGCCAAAAGACTAGGCATCTCTGTCTCTGTCTTAGGAGAAATTGAGCGAGGCAATCGATTACCAACAAACCAATTGGTTGGTCAAATAGCAGATGCTTTAAATATCACGGTGGAAGAACTTTCGCCAATTCTTGAAGAAGAAAGGAGGGGGAAAAATGTTTAA
- a CDS encoding peptidyl-prolyl cis-trans isomerase → MRLKARVVWTFILVVLMINAVVIAYVLTKSQMSQVSSNGKSGEEIASIGKEKVTRQEWLKKMEDRYGKATLEQMINQKVVNQLAKQNKLEVSSEEINRELLMLKAVSNNFYEDGHTSEKEWKEQIRYQILLEQLLTRDAVVSEKEAKSFYEKNKDLYQYDDSYRIRHIVVKTKDEAENVLKDLKGGSSFEAVAAERSIDRYTSPYGGDLGFVTEEQESIPALYIQEAQKLQPDEWTKEPIQTKNGYAIIQLKEKLNGRSFSYDEVKDQIKRQIAMEDLGEKANVKTLWKEAKVTWFYDGEQD, encoded by the coding sequence ATGAGATTAAAAGCAAGAGTGGTGTGGACATTTATCCTCGTGGTGCTCATGATTAATGCCGTTGTCATTGCATATGTATTAACAAAGTCACAAATGTCACAGGTTTCTTCTAACGGGAAGAGCGGTGAAGAAATTGCGTCGATTGGAAAAGAGAAGGTGACGCGTCAAGAATGGTTAAAGAAGATGGAAGACCGCTACGGAAAGGCAACACTTGAACAAATGATCAATCAGAAGGTGGTCAATCAGCTTGCCAAGCAAAACAAGCTGGAGGTGTCTTCAGAAGAGATTAATCGTGAATTGCTTATGCTCAAAGCAGTGTCTAATAATTTTTACGAAGATGGACATACAAGTGAGAAGGAATGGAAAGAACAGATTCGTTATCAAATTTTATTAGAGCAGCTTTTAACGAGAGATGCCGTCGTTTCAGAAAAAGAAGCGAAATCATTTTATGAAAAAAACAAGGACTTATATCAATATGATGATTCATACCGCATTCGCCATATCGTCGTGAAGACAAAGGACGAGGCTGAAAATGTCTTGAAAGATTTAAAAGGTGGGTCTAGCTTCGAAGCTGTGGCAGCTGAACGTTCAATCGACCGTTACACCTCACCATACGGCGGAGATCTTGGATTTGTGACAGAAGAGCAGGAAAGTATCCCAGCCCTATACATACAAGAAGCTCAAAAGCTTCAGCCAGATGAATGGACGAAAGAGCCGATTCAAACCAAAAACGGGTATGCCATTATTCAGTTGAAAGAAAAATTAAATGGCCGCTCTTTCTCCTATGACGAAGTCAAAGACCAAATTAAAAGGCAGATCGCCATGGAAGATCTAGGTGAAAAGGCGAATGTCAAAACCCTGTGGAAAGAAGCAAAAGTCACATGGTTTTACGATGGCGAGCAGGACTAA
- the folP gene encoding dihydropteroate synthase, whose translation MTQQLVKQPKIIQAKHHTLSYEEKTLVMGILNVTPDSFSDGGKFNQVDKALAHAAQLIEDGAHIIDIGGESTRPGAAFVSEQEELSRVIPVIEKIKKELDVPISIDTYKARVADEAVKAGASIINDVWGAKADPQMAHVAAKHNVPIILMHNRPERNYTHLISDMIADLQESVQIAQQAGVRDDMIILDPGVGFAKNKEDNLKVMNELEHFCHLGYPLLLATSRKRFIGAVLDLPPEERTEGTGATVCLGIQKGSAMVRVHDVKEIARMAKMMDAMLNKGGAYHR comes from the coding sequence ATGACACAACAATTGGTAAAACAGCCTAAAATCATACAGGCCAAGCACCACACCCTTAGTTATGAAGAAAAGACATTGGTCATGGGCATTTTAAATGTCACACCTGACTCTTTTTCAGATGGAGGAAAGTTTAATCAAGTAGATAAAGCGCTGGCTCATGCAGCGCAGCTGATAGAAGACGGGGCGCATATTATTGATATTGGCGGAGAATCGACTCGCCCGGGAGCGGCATTTGTTTCAGAGCAAGAGGAGCTTTCAAGGGTCATTCCTGTCATTGAGAAGATCAAAAAAGAATTGGATGTACCTATCTCCATTGATACGTATAAAGCCCGTGTTGCTGATGAAGCGGTGAAAGCAGGAGCTTCTATCATTAATGATGTATGGGGAGCGAAGGCAGATCCCCAAATGGCACATGTGGCAGCCAAGCACAATGTGCCAATCATTTTAATGCACAATCGGCCAGAACGAAACTACACACATCTAATTTCAGATATGATCGCCGATTTGCAAGAAAGTGTCCAAATTGCTCAGCAAGCGGGTGTCCGTGATGACATGATCATATTAGATCCAGGTGTAGGGTTTGCGAAAAATAAAGAGGACAACCTGAAGGTCATGAATGAGCTTGAACATTTTTGTCACCTTGGGTATCCACTGCTGTTGGCTACATCTCGAAAACGATTTATTGGTGCTGTCTTAGACCTGCCGCCTGAAGAGCGTACTGAAGGAACAGGTGCGACGGTCTGCCTTGGGATTCAAAAGGGCAGTGCGATGGTCCGTGTACATGATGTAAAAGAAATAGCAAGAATGGCAAAAATGATGGATGCCATGCTGAATAAGGGAGGCGCTTATCATCGATAA